Part of the Pacificitalea manganoxidans genome is shown below.
ATGTCGGGGTCAGCTATCGCCCGCGCCCGGATCTGGAACTCAGCGCGCGCTATCTCTACGGCAGCCAGCTGGGTCTGCAGGCCAGTTTCTTTGTCGATCCCACCGCCGCCCGCGCCCCCAGCGGGCTGGAGAAGGCCCCGCCGCCCGTGGCCGTCCGCAGCGCCGCCGAACTGGGCTGGCCGCAGGATACCAGCTGGGCCGCCGCCCCCGCCCGGCGCGACAGCATCGCCATGCAGGCCGAACAGGCGTTGCGCGCGCAGGGCATCGATCTGGTCGGTCTGGTGCTGGATGCCGATCGCGCCCGCGTCGAAATCGTCAACGAAACCTATCTTCAGCATCCCGAGGCGATCGGGCGCAGCGCCCGCGCCATGACGCAGGTGCTGCCTGCCTCGGTCGACCGGATCGAGGTGGTTCTGGTGGCCAACGGCATGCCCACCAGCGTCACCACCCTGCGCCGCCGCGATCTGGAAGATCTGGAATTCGCTTTTGACAATGGCTGGTCCAGCTTTGCCCGCGCCCGGTTCGGCGATGCGCCCGGCCCGCTGGCGCCGCTGCCGGGCAGCTATCCCCGGTTCGAATGGGATCTCGGCCCCTATCTCACGCCCAGCCTGTTTGATCCCGACGGCCCCCTGCGCGCCGATCTGGGGCTGGAGCTGAACACCCGCTACGCCCCCGCGCCGGGCCTGCTGTTTCGCGGGCAACTCCGCAAGAAGGTCGTCGGCAATCTCGACGAAACCACCCGCCAATCCGATTCCGTCCTGCCCCGCGTGCGCAGCGACTATAACCTCTATGATACCGAGGCCGATCCCCGCCTGACCGAATTGACCGGCGCGTGGTTCTTCCGCCCCGGGCGCGATCTCTACGGGCGCGTCAGCGCGGGCTATCTGGAGCCCTATTTCGGCGGCGTGTCGGCGGAACTGCTGTGGAAGCCGGTGGCCAGCGACTTCGCCCTCGGGGTGGAGGCCAATTACGTCGCCAAACGCGACTATGACATGCTGTTCGGCTTTCAGGATTACGAGGTCGCGACCGGCCATGTCTCCGCCTATTACGAATGGGACAACGGCTATTTCGGCCAGATCGATGTCGGCCGGTATCTGGCCGGGGACTGGGGCACGACCCTGACGCTGGAACGCACCTTCGACAATGGCTGGCGGGTCGGGGCCTTTGCCACTTTCACCGATGTCTCCTTCGAGGACTTCGGCGAAGGCTCCTTTGACAAGGGCATCACCCTGACCATTCCCATCGGGCAGATCACCGGCCAGCCCGACCGCGACACCTACAGCACCGTCCTGCGCCCGGTGCAGCGCGATGGCGGCGCGCGGCTCGATGTGTCGGACCGGCTCTATGATGTGGTCCACGACACCCATGTGCCCGAATTGCAGGAAGGCTGGGGGCGGTTCTGGCGATGACCCTGCGCGCCCCCCTCCTGCCCCGGCTGCGGCGCCCGGTATTCAGGCCGCGTCTTGCGCTGCTGTTGCTGGTGCCGCTGGCCCTTGCCGCCTGTGCCCGGCCCGCGC
Proteins encoded:
- a CDS encoding YjbH domain-containing protein — protein: MPRRVLISASLCCLGLSAAAEPVLDTGLNSFGAPGLIDMPSALSRPDGQLALTASHFQNNQRTTLSFQVTPRLSGSFTYAHIDDLTRNGTVGELFDRSFSLHYRLADEGLWQPAFAIGLNDVLGTGVYRSEYLVATKTLTPALRVTGGIGWGRLAGVDSFTNPLGLIDDSFETREARDGNLGGEVELGEAFHGPAALFGGLEWQATDTLKFTLEYSSDDYPYEGESSFEYRSPVNVGVSYRPRPDLELSARYLYGSQLGLQASFFVDPTAARAPSGLEKAPPPVAVRSAAELGWPQDTSWAAAPARRDSIAMQAEQALRAQGIDLVGLVLDADRARVEIVNETYLQHPEAIGRSARAMTQVLPASVDRIEVVLVANGMPTSVTTLRRRDLEDLEFAFDNGWSSFARARFGDAPGPLAPLPGSYPRFEWDLGPYLTPSLFDPDGPLRADLGLELNTRYAPAPGLLFRGQLRKKVVGNLDETTRQSDSVLPRVRSDYNLYDTEADPRLTELTGAWFFRPGRDLYGRVSAGYLEPYFGGVSAELLWKPVASDFALGVEANYVAKRDYDMLFGFQDYEVATGHVSAYYEWDNGYFGQIDVGRYLAGDWGTTLTLERTFDNGWRVGAFATFTDVSFEDFGEGSFDKGITLTIPIGQITGQPDRDTYSTVLRPVQRDGGARLDVSDRLYDVVHDTHVPELQEGWGRFWR